One stretch of Akkermansia sp. RCC_12PD DNA includes these proteins:
- the carB gene encoding carbamoyl-phosphate synthase large subunit: MPKDTSIKKILVIGSGPIVIGQGCEFDYSGTQACKALREEGYEVVLVNSNPATIMTDPETAPRTYIEPITPEFVEKIIIREKPDALLPTLGGQTALNCAMELHRSGVLERENVRMIGANADAIDRGEDRNLFKEAMIRIGLDVPRSGIAHTMEEARRVAGDIGTFPLIIRPAFTLGGMGGGVAYNKTEFEEICARGLDLSPVSEILIEESLIGWKEFEMEVMRDRADNCVVICSIENIDAMGVHTGDSITVAPIQTLTDREYQVMRDASFAVIREIGVETGGSNIQFAINPANGRMIVIEMNPRVSRSSALASKATGFPIAKLAAKLAVGYTLDELRNDITRETPACFEPTIDYVVTKVPRFTFEKFKQADEHLTTSMKSVGEAMAIGRTFKESLQKALRSLETGRWGWGFDAKAPQKPTAEEITRKLAVPTAERIFWIQTAFSSGFSLDEVHQLTQIDPWFLAQMQDLAKAGDRLDTLDLREAKKLGFSDRQIALARGTTEEHIRKERVEQGIIPGYRLVDTCAAEFEAYTPYFYSTYGDENEARDTGRKKILILGGGPNRIGQGIEFDYCCVHASMALREMGYETIIVNSNPETVSTDYDSSDKLFFEPLTLEDVLHICEQEKPDGVIVQFGGQTPLNLANALEAHGVPVIGTSPKAIDLAEDREHFSALLKELGLKQADAGTATNVEDAAAIAARIGYPVLLRPSFVLGGRGMIIVYEEQELRRYMNEAVEASEERPVLIDRFLENAVEIDVDVIADRERAVIGAIMQHVEPAGIHSGDSASMIPAMGISMKMHKEITRASKELASRLNVCGLMNIQFAVKDEQLYVIEVNPRASRTVPFVSKAIGKPLAKLAAQIMAGKTLAELGFTREITPEYHCVKEAVFPWGRFPGIDVVLGPEMKSTGEVMGIDPDPDIAFAKSQVSAFNPLPTEGKVFISVNDRDKERVLHMARQLADMGFILCATRGTMIHLLQHDIECERAYKVNEERRPNIVDHIKNGEINFIINTPGSHDARADDIIIRSSAIATKTSYCTNLASAQACVNAIEALKNRTLQVRIIQEYHAETL, encoded by the coding sequence ATTCGACTACTCCGGCACCCAGGCCTGCAAGGCCCTCCGGGAAGAAGGTTATGAAGTAGTGCTGGTAAACTCCAATCCCGCCACCATTATGACGGACCCGGAGACCGCCCCGCGCACCTACATTGAACCGATCACTCCGGAGTTTGTGGAGAAGATCATCATCCGGGAGAAGCCGGACGCTCTGCTCCCCACCCTGGGCGGCCAGACGGCCCTGAACTGCGCCATGGAACTCCACCGCAGCGGCGTGCTGGAGAGGGAGAACGTGCGCATGATCGGCGCCAACGCGGACGCCATTGACCGCGGGGAGGACCGCAACCTGTTCAAGGAGGCCATGATCCGCATCGGCCTGGACGTGCCGCGCTCCGGCATCGCCCACACGATGGAGGAGGCGCGCCGGGTAGCCGGGGACATAGGCACCTTTCCCCTGATTATCCGCCCCGCCTTCACGCTGGGCGGCATGGGCGGCGGCGTGGCGTACAACAAGACGGAGTTTGAGGAAATCTGCGCCCGCGGGCTGGACCTCTCCCCCGTCTCGGAAATCCTGATTGAAGAATCCCTCATCGGCTGGAAGGAGTTTGAAATGGAAGTCATGCGGGACCGCGCGGACAATTGCGTGGTGATCTGCTCCATTGAGAATATTGACGCGATGGGCGTGCATACCGGGGATTCCATCACCGTGGCTCCCATCCAGACCCTGACGGACAGGGAATACCAGGTCATGAGGGACGCCTCTTTCGCCGTCATCCGGGAAATCGGCGTGGAAACGGGCGGTTCCAACATCCAGTTCGCCATCAACCCGGCCAACGGCCGCATGATCGTCATTGAGATGAACCCCCGCGTTTCACGTTCCTCCGCTCTGGCCTCCAAGGCCACGGGGTTCCCCATCGCCAAGCTGGCCGCCAAGCTGGCCGTGGGCTACACGCTGGACGAACTGCGCAACGACATCACGAGGGAAACGCCCGCCTGCTTTGAGCCCACCATTGACTACGTGGTGACCAAGGTCCCCCGCTTCACGTTTGAAAAGTTCAAGCAGGCGGACGAGCACCTGACCACCTCCATGAAATCCGTGGGGGAAGCCATGGCCATAGGCCGCACGTTCAAGGAATCCCTGCAAAAGGCCCTGCGCTCCCTGGAAACGGGCCGCTGGGGCTGGGGATTCGACGCGAAGGCGCCGCAGAAGCCCACCGCGGAGGAAATCACGCGGAAGCTTGCCGTCCCCACGGCGGAACGCATTTTCTGGATTCAGACGGCGTTCAGCAGCGGCTTCTCCCTGGACGAGGTGCACCAGCTCACCCAGATTGACCCCTGGTTCCTGGCCCAGATGCAGGACCTGGCGAAGGCGGGCGACCGCCTGGATACGCTGGACCTGCGGGAAGCCAAGAAACTGGGCTTTTCAGACAGGCAGATCGCGCTGGCCCGCGGAACCACGGAAGAACATATCCGGAAGGAACGCGTGGAACAGGGCATCATTCCCGGCTACCGCCTGGTGGACACCTGCGCGGCGGAGTTTGAAGCGTACACGCCTTATTTCTATTCCACTTACGGGGACGAAAACGAGGCGCGCGACACGGGCCGGAAGAAGATCCTCATCCTGGGAGGCGGCCCGAACCGCATCGGCCAGGGCATCGAGTTCGACTACTGTTGCGTGCACGCCTCCATGGCCCTGCGGGAAATGGGGTATGAAACCATCATCGTCAATTCCAACCCTGAGACCGTCTCCACGGACTACGATTCCTCAGACAAGCTTTTCTTTGAACCCCTGACGCTGGAAGACGTGCTCCACATCTGCGAGCAGGAGAAGCCGGACGGCGTCATCGTCCAGTTCGGCGGCCAGACGCCGCTGAACCTGGCCAACGCCCTGGAAGCCCACGGCGTGCCCGTCATCGGCACCAGCCCGAAGGCCATTGACCTGGCGGAGGACCGCGAACATTTCTCCGCCCTGCTGAAGGAGCTGGGGCTGAAGCAGGCGGACGCGGGGACGGCCACCAACGTGGAGGACGCCGCCGCCATTGCCGCCCGCATCGGCTATCCGGTGCTGCTGCGCCCGTCCTTCGTGCTGGGCGGACGCGGCATGATCATCGTGTATGAGGAGCAGGAGCTGCGCCGGTACATGAACGAAGCCGTGGAGGCCTCCGAGGAACGCCCCGTGCTGATCGACCGCTTTCTGGAAAATGCCGTGGAGATTGACGTGGACGTCATCGCGGACCGGGAGCGCGCCGTCATCGGCGCCATCATGCAGCACGTGGAACCCGCGGGTATCCACTCCGGAGACTCCGCCAGCATGATCCCGGCCATGGGCATCTCCATGAAAATGCACAAGGAAATCACGCGCGCCTCCAAGGAGCTGGCGAGCCGCCTGAACGTCTGCGGCCTGATGAACATCCAGTTTGCCGTGAAGGACGAACAGCTTTACGTGATTGAGGTCAATCCGCGCGCTTCCCGCACGGTGCCCTTTGTCTCCAAGGCCATCGGCAAGCCGCTCGCCAAGCTGGCCGCCCAGATTATGGCCGGAAAGACGCTGGCGGAACTGGGCTTCACCCGGGAAATCACGCCGGAATACCATTGCGTGAAGGAGGCCGTCTTCCCATGGGGCCGCTTCCCGGGCATCGACGTGGTGCTGGGACCGGAAATGAAGTCCACCGGGGAAGTCATGGGGATTGACCCGGACCCGGACATCGCCTTTGCCAAGTCACAGGTCAGCGCCTTCAACCCGCTGCCCACGGAGGGCAAGGTATTCATCTCCGTGAATGACCGGGACAAGGAACGGGTGCTCCACATGGCCCGCCAGCTGGCGGACATGGGCTTCATCCTGTGCGCCACGCGCGGCACGATGATCCACCTGCTCCAGCACGACATTGAGTGCGAACGCGCCTACAAGGTGAACGAGGAGCGCCGCCCCAACATCGTGGACCACATCAAGAACGGGGAGATCAATTTCATCATCAACACCCCCGGCTCCCATGACGCCCGTGCGGACGACATCATCATCCGCTCCTCCGCCATCGCCACCAAGACGTCCTACTGCACGAACCTGGCCTCCGCCCAGGCCTGCGTAAACGCCATCGAGGCGCTGAAAAACAGGACCCTCCAGGTCCGGATCATTCAGGAATACCACGCTGAAACCCTTTAA